The following are from one region of the Vanessa atalanta chromosome 5, ilVanAtal1.2, whole genome shotgun sequence genome:
- the LOC125064177 gene encoding transmembrane protein 115, with amino-acid sequence MAALRVFSRNIPYLRQQFSALLGNTSPSVKFICVVVVIGYILSFSEDVVDVLSVTPGYLLPPSFQLWSTFTFWFLEIHLWEVIIDIITVGLCGKLIEPLWGQMEMMKFFFLTNIGVAFLTTFYYLVIYSWTQDTSLLFDIHVHGLAGYLAAVSVAVKQIMPDHLLIKTPLGKLTNRSLPLLILIAAILLWAVGALEGTYPCMWGSGTLLSWIYLRFLQRHSSGTRGDMAENFSFDNFFPTVLQPIVRGILRPGHRCCVRIGLCSPSTRRVHLALSNRGVGVIIPGVEPQDMERRRQIALKALSERLSKTSEQTRQKNLSTKVNMEAVRKMQSSHVIPQFPTETETSQPAAPAETTLIDISTDPSPPTTKTS; translated from the exons ATGGCTGCGCTTAGAGTATTTAGTcgtaatataccttatttacGACAACAATTTTCAGCATTACTAGGAAACACTTCGCCTTCAGTCAAATTTATTTGTGTTGTAGTAGTAATAGgttatattttgtcattttctgAAGATGTTGTGGACGTTCTTAGTGTTACGCCAGGATATCTGTTACCTCCTTCTTTTCAATTGTGGTCCACTTTCACATTCTGGTTTCTCGAAATACATTTGTGGGAGGTGATCATTGATATCATAACGGTGGGTTTATGTGGGAAATTAATAGAGCCCCTATGGGGCCAAATGGAGATGATGAAGTTCTTTTTCCTAACGAACATTGGAGTTGCATTTTTgacaacattttattacttgGTGATATATTCTTGGACTCAAGATACATCATTACTATTCGATATACACGTGCATGGCCTTGCGGGCTATCTCGCTGCTGTGAGTGTGGCTGTGAAACAAATAATGCCGGATcaccttttaataaaaacaccaTTGG GAAAACTTACAAATAGATCCTTGCCACTGCTAATTCTAATAGCAGCTATATTACTTTGGGCTGTTGGTGCTTTAGAAGGTACTTATCCTTGTATGTGGGGCAGTGGGACTCTACTATCATGGATTTACCTGAGATTTTTGCAACGCCATAGCAGTGGTACAAGAGGAGATATGGCTgaaaattttagttttgataA TTTCTTCCCAACAGTTTTACAACCTATAGTGCGAGGTATTCTTCGTCCAGGACATCGTTGCTGTGTTCGTATAGGACTATGCTCACCGAGTACACGTCGAGTGCATCTTGCACTGAGTAATCGAGGTGTTGGTGTAATAATACCTGGTGTTGAACCACAGGATATGGAGCGGCGAcg CCAAATTGCACTTAAAGCTTTAAGTGAGAGATTATCCAAAACATCAGAACAGACTAGACAGAAGAACTTATCAACGAAAGTTAACATGGAGGCAGTGCGAAAAATGCAGTCTTCTCATGTGATTCCACAGTTCCCCACTGAAACAGAGACTAGCCAGCCAGCAGCTCCAGCAGAGACTACTCTAATTGACATAAGTACCGACCCGTCACCCCCCACAACGAAAACATCATGA
- the LOC125064176 gene encoding E3 ubiquitin-protein ligase Hakai isoform X1, producing MNGEKRNARGRGRGRGRGRGRGRGRGRGKKVPKVMSSDEEECSVEETTQDTEDIVPEEIKEEPEPAEPVKLEVPSDISQLEAPVFTTLQRGPPEPMLRLDWSHRATLIGEKVLNPMIYCCDICSKPILIYGRMIPCKHVFCLSCARSEHTHCPRCREKVLRVEQTGLGTVFMCTHSGTRYGNTGCRRTYLSQRDLQAHINHRHVSSGGTETKQEPEPPPPSVAIVKPLSVSGGSGDPRAHSLAHATAERPRGARTNLITVPIHDQPESHNYYNYYQQSPQPVPPPALPASSVAVLPHAHAHALSVPPPYYPAAPYSAPPSPYVQPGGSMSTNVAGVSPMPTAVPIAPVNPMPETSRWPEAGYQQSNVPVQQWPPQNQHHYYR from the exons ATGAACGGTGAAAAGAGAAATGCTCGTGGAAGAGGCCGGGGTCGTGGCCGTGGGAGAGGACGAGGTAGAGGGCGAGGTAGAGGTAAAAAAGTACCGAAAGTAATGTCGTCTGATGAAGAAGAATGTTCAGTGGAGGAAACAACTCAAGACACAGAAGACATTGTGCCTGAAGAAATTAAAGAAGAACCTGAGCCAGCTGAACCTGTCAAGT TGGAAGTTCCCTCAGATATATCACAATTAGAAGCACCAGTATTTACAACACTTCAAAGAGGACCCCCTGAGCCAATGCTAAGACTAGATTGGAGTCACAGAGCCACACTCATTGGAGAGAAAGTCCTCAATCCTATGATATATTGTTGTGATATTTGCTCAAAACCTATCCTTATTTATGGGAGAATG ataccATGTAAGCATGTTTTCTGCTTATCATGCGCTAGATCGGAACATACGCACTGTCCACGTTGCAGAGAAAAG GTACTAAGAGTGGAGCAAACAGGACTCGGCACTGTTTTTATGTGCACTCATTCAGGAACAAGATATGGCAATACAGGCTGCAGGAGAACTTACTTGTCACAg AGAGATCTTCAGGCTCATATAAATCACAGGCATGTTTCGTCAGGTGGTACTGAAACCAAGCAGGAACCAGAGCCTCCACCACCATCTGTTGCAATTGTCAAACCTCTATCG gTATCCGGAGGCAGTGGTGATCCTCGTGCACATTCTCTGGCTCACGCAACAGCTGAGCGACCTCGTGGAGCGCGCACTAATCTCATAACTGTGCCCATACATGATCAACCCGAGTCACACaactactataattattatcag CAGAGCCCGCAGCCGGTGCCGCCGCCCGCGCTGCCAGCCTCGTCGGTGGCGGTGCTGCCGCACGCGCACGCACACGCCTTGTCCGTGCCGCCGCCCTACTACCCCGCCGCACCTTACTCCGCGCCGCCCTCGCCCTACGTGCAACCGG gtgGTTCTATGTCAACAAATGTAGCAGGTGTCTCGCCCATGCCGACTGCCGTTCCTATAGCACCCGTCAATCCAATGCCAGAGACGAGTCGCTGGCCTGAAGCTGGCTACCAACAGTCTAATGTCCCTGTACAACAGTGGCCACCGCAAAATCAACATCACTACTACAGGTAG
- the LOC125064176 gene encoding E3 ubiquitin-protein ligase Hakai isoform X2, which translates to MNGEKRNARGRGRGRGRGRGRGRGRGRGKKVPKVMSSDEEECSVEETTQDTEDIVPEEIKEEPEPAEPVKLEVPSDISQLEAPVFTTLQRGPPEPMLRLDWSHRATLIGEKVLNPMIYCCDICSKPILIYGRMIPCKHVFCLSCARSEHTHCPRCREKVLRVEQTGLGTVFMCTHSGTRYGNTGCRRTYLSQRDLQAHINHRHVSSGGTETKQEPEPPPPSVAIVKPLSVSGGSGDPRAHSLAHATAERPRGARTNLITVPIHDQPESHNYYNYYQSPQPVPPPALPASSVAVLPHAHAHALSVPPPYYPAAPYSAPPSPYVQPGGSMSTNVAGVSPMPTAVPIAPVNPMPETSRWPEAGYQQSNVPVQQWPPQNQHHYYR; encoded by the exons ATGAACGGTGAAAAGAGAAATGCTCGTGGAAGAGGCCGGGGTCGTGGCCGTGGGAGAGGACGAGGTAGAGGGCGAGGTAGAGGTAAAAAAGTACCGAAAGTAATGTCGTCTGATGAAGAAGAATGTTCAGTGGAGGAAACAACTCAAGACACAGAAGACATTGTGCCTGAAGAAATTAAAGAAGAACCTGAGCCAGCTGAACCTGTCAAGT TGGAAGTTCCCTCAGATATATCACAATTAGAAGCACCAGTATTTACAACACTTCAAAGAGGACCCCCTGAGCCAATGCTAAGACTAGATTGGAGTCACAGAGCCACACTCATTGGAGAGAAAGTCCTCAATCCTATGATATATTGTTGTGATATTTGCTCAAAACCTATCCTTATTTATGGGAGAATG ataccATGTAAGCATGTTTTCTGCTTATCATGCGCTAGATCGGAACATACGCACTGTCCACGTTGCAGAGAAAAG GTACTAAGAGTGGAGCAAACAGGACTCGGCACTGTTTTTATGTGCACTCATTCAGGAACAAGATATGGCAATACAGGCTGCAGGAGAACTTACTTGTCACAg AGAGATCTTCAGGCTCATATAAATCACAGGCATGTTTCGTCAGGTGGTACTGAAACCAAGCAGGAACCAGAGCCTCCACCACCATCTGTTGCAATTGTCAAACCTCTATCG gTATCCGGAGGCAGTGGTGATCCTCGTGCACATTCTCTGGCTCACGCAACAGCTGAGCGACCTCGTGGAGCGCGCACTAATCTCATAACTGTGCCCATACATGATCAACCCGAGTCACACaactactataattattatcag AGCCCGCAGCCGGTGCCGCCGCCCGCGCTGCCAGCCTCGTCGGTGGCGGTGCTGCCGCACGCGCACGCACACGCCTTGTCCGTGCCGCCGCCCTACTACCCCGCCGCACCTTACTCCGCGCCGCCCTCGCCCTACGTGCAACCGG gtgGTTCTATGTCAACAAATGTAGCAGGTGTCTCGCCCATGCCGACTGCCGTTCCTATAGCACCCGTCAATCCAATGCCAGAGACGAGTCGCTGGCCTGAAGCTGGCTACCAACAGTCTAATGTCCCTGTACAACAGTGGCCACCGCAAAATCAACATCACTACTACAGGTAG
- the LOC125064126 gene encoding NAD(P)H-hydrate epimerase: protein MLIKRLFGSALLLRVATIGYRGTMACEGNQCHYNTTKKTSYLSQAEAAALDQELFNDYKFSVDQLMELAGLSVATAVSRVFPSSTHKSALIICGPGNNGGDGLVAARHMTHFGYNVGVYYPKRTPKPLYENLLLQCEKFGVNILNDLPPMEEIKQEYQVLVDALFGFSFKPPVREGLKPALDALVNAGLPVCSVDIPSGWDVENGPTLENSLTPALLISLSAPKLCAKPEILKETKHYLGGRFLPPGIIEKYKLKLPPYPDQSQVVEL from the exons atgttaattaaaaggctTTTTGGAAGCGCTTTATTG ttgcgGGTCGCTACTATTGGCTATAGAGGTACAATGGCTTGTGAAGGAAATCAATGtcattataatacaacaaaGAAAACTAGCTATTTATCTCAAGCTGAAGCAGCAGCTCTTGATCAGGAATTATTCAATGACTATAAATTTAGTGTAGATCAGCTCATGGAGTTAGCTGGTTTAAGTGTAGCAACAGCAGTCTCTCGCGTATTCCCATCATCTAC acATAAATCAGCTTTAATTATATGTGGACCTGGAAACAATGGTGGTGATGGACTGGTGGCAGCGCGACACATGACACACTTTGGTTATAATGTAGGAGTATATTATCCAAAACGTACACCAAAACCCCTGTATGAAAATCTTCTATTACAATGTGAAAAGTTTGGAGTAAATATCCTGAATGATTTACCACCAATGGAAGAAATTAAGCAAGAATACCAAGTCCTGGTTGATGCTTTATttggttttagttttaaacCACCAGTACGTGAAGGCTTGAAACCTGCACTAGATGCATTGGTTAATGCTGGATTACCTGTGTGTAG tgTGGATATTCCCAGTGGTTGGGATGTAGAGAATGGACCAACCTTAGAAAATTCTCTCACACCAGCATTGCTCATATCTCTTTCAGCTCCTAAACTATGTGCGAAGCCAGAAATACTAAAAGAAACCAAACACTATTTAGGCGGAAGATTTTTACCTCCTGGCATCATAGAAAAATACAAACTCAAATTACCACCTTATCCTGATCAAAGTCAAGTTGTTGAGTTgtag
- the LOC125064238 gene encoding proliferating cell nuclear antigen — MFEARLLRSSILKKVLEAIKDLLTQATFDCDDNGIQLQAMDNSHVSLVSLTLRADGFDKYRCDRNISMGMNLGSMSKILKCAGDKDTVTMKAQDNADTVTFVFESPNQEKVSDYEMKLMNLDLEHLGIPETEYSCTIRMPSAEFARICRDLSQFGESMVISCTKEGVKFSASGDIGSANIKLAQTASIDKEEEAVVIEMDEPVTLTFACQYLNYFTKATSLSPQVQLSMSADVPLVVEYRIPDIGHIRYYLAPKIEEDDN; from the exons ATGTTTGAAGCACGTCTACTCCGTAGCTCAATCCTGAAGAAAGTTCTGGAGGCTATCAAGGACCTTCTTACACAAGCAACGTTTGATTGCGATGATAATGGAATCCAACTGCAG GCTATGGACAATTCACACGTCTCCCTCGTGTCCCTGACTCTCCGAGCAGATGGTTTTGACAAATATCGATGTGATAGAAATATTTCAATGGGCATGAATTTAGGAAg tatgtcAAAAATTCTGAAATGTGCCGGGGACAAGGATACAGTGACCATGAAGGCGCAGGATAACGCTGATACAGTCACATTTGTGTTCGAGAGCCCCAATCAAGAAAAAGTCTCTGATTATGAAATGAAACTCATGAATTTAGATCTGGAGCACTTag GTATCCCAGAAACTGAGTACAGTTGCACAATCCGTATGCCAAGTGCAGAGTTTGCGAGAATCTGCCGTGATCTGTCACAGTTTGGAGAGTCAATGGTCATATCTTGCACAAAAGAGG GTGTTAAGTTCTCTGCAAGTGGAGATATTGGTTCTGCTAATATTAAGCTGGCGCAAACAGCATCCATAGATAAGGAGGAAGAAGCAGTTGTCATTGAGATGGACGAGCCTGTCACATTAACCTTTGCCTGCCAGTATCTCAACTATTTCACAAAAGCTACATCATTAAGTCCACAg gTTCAGCTTTCAATGTCAGCAGATGTACCATTAGTTGTCGAGTACCGCATTCCTGATATCGGCCATATCCGTTACTACTTAGCGCCTAAGATCGAAGAAGATGACAATTAg
- the LOC125064237 gene encoding ras-responsive element-binding protein 1 isoform X1: MTSTDTYQLKWHSHSSHLNGSVAALLRSERFTDVVLCTMDGSQIPAHKFILSSCSVYLSTLFEGQRSVTRMGGMLYVVLPSEISTKALKILVEYMYKGETTVSNEVLDTVLKAGEVLKIRGLWRQTDEPGGDTPAEKTSTQTVNKQTKKTDEQPKITVKKDDKLLKSFNPVQPQGVTRPMFIGPPKLVFIKTADGGTQAALRPGAPKGQTILVAPAPTTEMTTATVTTPTATTTATVSHTTEDSSDETPPPRILRRHAAERKYGKRQKTENAEKEAKEAEEQENASVSSKKSSQTLSEMNTEVHVKDEPEWDASSIEEEERSIAEMFQAEMSVKSEPIDDMDIEEESLLYSPLACELCAEVFTVPAAWVRHVQNHARDHHHHPRRRKNRSASDDTEETMALLRCDLCQKHFPNPAEWVRHIQSTHTESELAISNNSAPPKRHNRFTEGAQNKTCSFCKKTFPSHASMLIHMRTHTGERPFVCGLCNKGFNVKSNLLRHLRTLHDQVISPARLDDDECTPEDDVPGTSEPKRES; the protein is encoded by the exons ATGACATCGACGGATACCTATCAATTAAAATGGCACTCGCACAGTTCGCATTTAAACGGTTCTGTAGCCGCGTTGCTACGTTCGGAGCGATTCACAGATGTGGTACTTTGTACAATGGACGGTTCACAAATTCCTGCACACAAGTTTATATTGAGCTCATGCAGTGTGTACTTGAGCACTTTGTTCGAAGGACAACGGTCTGTAACACGCATGGGCGGAATGTTATACGTTGTTTTACCTTCAGAGATATCTACAAAAGCGCTAAAGATTCTAGTGGAATATATGTACAAAG gagAAACAACTGTATCTAACGAAGTATTAGATACAGTATTAAAAGCTGGAGAAGTTCTAAAAATTCGAGGTCTCTGGAGACAGACTGATGAGCCCGGAGGTGACACACCAGCTGAAAAAACAAGCACTCAAACtgttaacaaacaaacaaagaaaacaGATGAACAGCCAAAGATTACCGTTAAGAAAGATGACAAACTCCTTAAATCATTCAACCCGGTTCAACCTCAGGGTGTTACAAG ACCAATGTTCATCGGTCCACCGAAGCTTGTCTTTATTAAGACAGCGGATGGCGGGACACAAGCGGCGCTCCGTCCAGGCGCACCGAAGGGCCAAACTATTCTGGTCGCACCCGCACCAACTACTGAAATGACCACCGCGACCGTCACCACGCCGACTGCGACGACAACGGCCACCGTATCTCATACAACAGAGGACTCGTCGGACGAGACGCCACCTCCGCGTATATTGAGACGTCATGCGGCTGAACGCAAGTACGGGAAGAGGCAAAAGACTGAAAATGCAGAGAAAGAGGCGAAAGAGGCTGAGGAACAAGAAAATGCGTCTGTTAGTTCAA aAAAATCCAGCCAAACCCTTTCAGAGATGAATACCGAAGTGCACGTCAAAGATGAACCAGAGTGGGACGCCAGCAGTATAGAAGAAGAGGAGCGGTCCATCGCCGAGATGTTCCAAGCAGAGATGAGCGTTAAGTCGGAGCCGATCGACGATATGGACATTGAAGAAGAGAGTttg CTGTACAGTCCGCTGGCGTGCGAGCTGTGCGCGGAGGTGTTCACCGTGCCGGCGGCCTGGGTGCGCCACGTGCAGAACCACGCGCGCGACCACCACCACCACCCCAGGCGCCGCAAGAATCGCTCTGCG AGTGATGACACAGAGGAGACAATGGCATTGCTAAGATGTGATCTATGCCAGAAACACTTCCCAAACCCAGCGGAATGGGTCCGACACATCCAGAGCACACACACCGAATCAG AATTGGCCATATCAAACAACAGTGCCCCACCAAAACGTCACAATCGTTTCACAGAGGGCGCGCAAAACAAAACTTGCTCGTTCTGCAAGAAGACATTCCCGTCGCACGCCTCTATGCTCATACATATGCGTACTCACACAG GGGAGCGACCATTCGTCTGCGGCCTCTGCAACAAAGGCTTCAACGTGAAGTCGAATCTGCTGCGGCACCTGCGCACGCTGCACGACCAGGTCATCAGCCCCGCGCGCCTCGACGACGACGAGTGCACGCCCGAGGACGACGTGCCCGGCACCAGCGAGCCCAAGCGCGAGTCTTGA
- the LOC125064237 gene encoding MDS1 and EVI1 complex locus protein EVI1-A isoform X2 — translation MTSTDTYQLKWHSHSSHLNGSVAALLRSERFTDVVLCTMDGSQIPAHKFILSSCSVYLSTLFEGQRSVTRMGGMLYVVLPSEISTKALKILVEYMYKGETTVSNEVLDTVLKAGEVLKIRGLWRQTDEPGGDTPAEKTSTQTVNKQTKKTDEQPKITVKKDDKLLKSFNPVQPQGVTRPMFIGPPKLVFIKTADGGTQAALRPGAPKGQTILVAPAPTTEMTTATVTTPTATTTATVSHTTEDSSDETPPPRILRRHAAERKYGKRQKTENAEKEAKEAEEQENASVSSKKSSQTLSEMNTEVHVKDEPEWDASSIEEEERSIAEMFQAEMSVKSEPIDDMDIEEESLLYSPLACELCAEVFTVPAAWVRHVQNHARDHHHHPRRRKNRSASDDTEETMALLRCDLCQKHFPNPAEWVRHIQSTHTESEGAQNKTCSFCKKTFPSHASMLIHMRTHTGERPFVCGLCNKGFNVKSNLLRHLRTLHDQVISPARLDDDECTPEDDVPGTSEPKRES, via the exons ATGACATCGACGGATACCTATCAATTAAAATGGCACTCGCACAGTTCGCATTTAAACGGTTCTGTAGCCGCGTTGCTACGTTCGGAGCGATTCACAGATGTGGTACTTTGTACAATGGACGGTTCACAAATTCCTGCACACAAGTTTATATTGAGCTCATGCAGTGTGTACTTGAGCACTTTGTTCGAAGGACAACGGTCTGTAACACGCATGGGCGGAATGTTATACGTTGTTTTACCTTCAGAGATATCTACAAAAGCGCTAAAGATTCTAGTGGAATATATGTACAAAG gagAAACAACTGTATCTAACGAAGTATTAGATACAGTATTAAAAGCTGGAGAAGTTCTAAAAATTCGAGGTCTCTGGAGACAGACTGATGAGCCCGGAGGTGACACACCAGCTGAAAAAACAAGCACTCAAACtgttaacaaacaaacaaagaaaacaGATGAACAGCCAAAGATTACCGTTAAGAAAGATGACAAACTCCTTAAATCATTCAACCCGGTTCAACCTCAGGGTGTTACAAG ACCAATGTTCATCGGTCCACCGAAGCTTGTCTTTATTAAGACAGCGGATGGCGGGACACAAGCGGCGCTCCGTCCAGGCGCACCGAAGGGCCAAACTATTCTGGTCGCACCCGCACCAACTACTGAAATGACCACCGCGACCGTCACCACGCCGACTGCGACGACAACGGCCACCGTATCTCATACAACAGAGGACTCGTCGGACGAGACGCCACCTCCGCGTATATTGAGACGTCATGCGGCTGAACGCAAGTACGGGAAGAGGCAAAAGACTGAAAATGCAGAGAAAGAGGCGAAAGAGGCTGAGGAACAAGAAAATGCGTCTGTTAGTTCAA aAAAATCCAGCCAAACCCTTTCAGAGATGAATACCGAAGTGCACGTCAAAGATGAACCAGAGTGGGACGCCAGCAGTATAGAAGAAGAGGAGCGGTCCATCGCCGAGATGTTCCAAGCAGAGATGAGCGTTAAGTCGGAGCCGATCGACGATATGGACATTGAAGAAGAGAGTttg CTGTACAGTCCGCTGGCGTGCGAGCTGTGCGCGGAGGTGTTCACCGTGCCGGCGGCCTGGGTGCGCCACGTGCAGAACCACGCGCGCGACCACCACCACCACCCCAGGCGCCGCAAGAATCGCTCTGCG AGTGATGACACAGAGGAGACAATGGCATTGCTAAGATGTGATCTATGCCAGAAACACTTCCCAAACCCAGCGGAATGGGTCCGACACATCCAGAGCACACACACCGAATCAG AGGGCGCGCAAAACAAAACTTGCTCGTTCTGCAAGAAGACATTCCCGTCGCACGCCTCTATGCTCATACATATGCGTACTCACACAG GGGAGCGACCATTCGTCTGCGGCCTCTGCAACAAAGGCTTCAACGTGAAGTCGAATCTGCTGCGGCACCTGCGCACGCTGCACGACCAGGTCATCAGCCCCGCGCGCCTCGACGACGACGAGTGCACGCCCGAGGACGACGTGCCCGGCACCAGCGAGCCCAAGCGCGAGTCTTGA